One window of the Corynebacterium glutamicum ATCC 13032 genome contains the following:
- a CDS encoding SRPBCC family protein — MPKSLTFEDSINIAAPINQVYALVSDITRTGEWSPVCEKCWWDEDEGPVVGAHFTGRNVTPERTWETRSEVIVAEPNRCFGWSVTDGNVKWIYSMEPLEEGTVLTESWEFTPKGQRFFHDKFGDKSIEEIEKRRLAAITGIPETLVAIQRILEVE; from the coding sequence ATGCCTAAATCTCTGACCTTTGAAGACAGCATTAACATCGCAGCGCCCATCAATCAGGTCTACGCACTAGTTTCTGACATCACTCGAACTGGAGAATGGTCGCCCGTGTGTGAGAAATGCTGGTGGGATGAAGACGAAGGCCCCGTCGTGGGTGCGCACTTTACTGGCCGAAACGTCACACCTGAGCGCACCTGGGAGACACGGAGCGAGGTTATCGTCGCAGAGCCAAATCGTTGCTTTGGTTGGAGCGTGACTGATGGAAACGTCAAGTGGATTTATTCCATGGAACCGTTAGAAGAAGGCACAGTATTGACTGAATCATGGGAATTTACCCCCAAAGGTCAACGATTCTTCCACGACAAATTCGGCGACAAATCAATTGAAGAAATTGAAAAGCGACGCTTGGCAGCTATAACCGGAATTCCAGAAACACTGGTTGCCATTCAGCGCATTCTGGAAGTTGAGTAG
- the rpmA gene encoding 50S ribosomal protein L27, translated as MAHKKGASSSSNGRDSEAKRLGVKRFGGQQVSAGEILVRQRGTKFHPGENVGRGGDDTLFALKTGAVQFSTKRNRRLVNIVETEAVDA; from the coding sequence ATGGCACACAAGAAGGGTGCATCTAGCTCCAGCAACGGTCGTGATTCCGAGGCTAAGCGCCTTGGCGTCAAGCGTTTCGGTGGTCAGCAGGTTTCCGCAGGCGAGATCCTTGTTCGTCAGCGCGGCACCAAGTTCCACCCAGGTGAGAATGTTGGTCGCGGTGGCGACGACACTCTCTTCGCACTGAAGACTGGCGCTGTCCAGTTTTCCACCAAGCGCAACCGTCGCTTGGTGAACATCGTCGAGACCGAGGCTGTTGACGCTTAA
- a CDS encoding solute carrier family 23 protein: MDKFHIEDEGTTPNAVTTSTTTRVKHPVDQVPPAPKLAALGLQHVLAFYAGAVIVPLLIAQSLNLDTATTIHLINADLLTCGIATLIQSVGIGRHIGVRLPIVQGVTTTAVAPIIAIGLGVTDGQGGVASLPAIYGAVIVSGIFTFFAAPVFARFLKFFPPVVTGTVLLVMGASLLSVSANDFVNYADGVPAARDLAYGFGTLAVIILAQRFFRGFMGTLAVLIGLVGGTAVALILGDANLDEVGNAEAFDITTPFYFGVPEFNAVAIFSMIIVMIITMVETTGDVFATGEIVGKRTRRSDVTRALRADGLSTLMGGVMNSFPYTCFAQNVGLVRITGVKSRWVAAAAAGFMIILGVLPKAGAIVASIPSPVLGGASLALFANVAWVGIQTIAKSDLADSRNSVIVTSALGLAMLVSFRPDVAQAFPEWARIFVSSGMSVGAITAILLNLLFFHVGRQSGGQVATSKSGERINLDAVNKMDRTDFVETFAPLFNSKTWPLETAWESQPFANVTELREAIQVAVLTAPLSDREELIHDYPDMAQLILATEEEAATISQDRGSIGLDDLDDVDQEKLITVTEQYRERFNMPYVAYFDTMDSVDTVVAAGLRRLDNSDEQEHRQALSEIIEIANDRFDILLADANPARSAFDRKFTETDFLG, translated from the coding sequence ATGGATAAATTTCATATCGAGGACGAAGGGACAACCCCGAACGCCGTGACAACATCAACCACAACCCGGGTGAAACATCCGGTAGACCAGGTGCCACCCGCACCCAAACTTGCAGCCCTAGGGCTCCAACACGTTCTTGCTTTCTACGCAGGAGCCGTCATTGTTCCGCTGCTGATTGCACAGTCGCTGAACTTGGACACTGCGACCACCATTCACCTGATTAACGCTGACTTGTTGACATGTGGCATCGCCACGTTGATTCAGTCTGTGGGCATTGGTCGCCACATTGGTGTGCGCCTACCGATCGTTCAAGGTGTCACCACTACTGCTGTTGCTCCCATCATCGCCATTGGTTTGGGCGTTACTGATGGTCAAGGTGGCGTTGCGTCGCTGCCTGCCATTTACGGTGCAGTCATTGTCTCCGGCATTTTCACGTTCTTTGCAGCGCCGGTGTTTGCGCGTTTCCTCAAGTTCTTCCCACCAGTTGTCACCGGTACTGTGCTGTTGGTTATGGGTGCTTCCCTGCTGTCGGTATCTGCAAATGACTTTGTGAACTACGCCGATGGGGTGCCTGCTGCCCGCGATCTTGCTTACGGTTTTGGCACCTTGGCGGTGATCATTTTGGCGCAGCGCTTCTTCCGTGGATTCATGGGCACCTTGGCTGTGTTGATCGGCCTGGTTGGTGGCACCGCAGTTGCTCTGATCTTGGGCGATGCCAACTTGGATGAGGTGGGAAATGCTGAAGCGTTCGACATCACCACTCCGTTTTATTTTGGTGTTCCAGAATTTAACGCTGTTGCCATTTTCTCCATGATTATCGTCATGATCATCACCATGGTGGAGACCACCGGTGATGTGTTTGCAACGGGGGAAATCGTCGGCAAGCGAACTCGCCGCAGTGATGTCACCCGCGCACTGCGCGCTGACGGCCTGTCCACCCTGATGGGTGGCGTCATGAACTCCTTCCCGTACACGTGCTTCGCGCAAAACGTTGGCCTGGTGCGCATCACGGGCGTGAAATCTCGCTGGGTTGCGGCAGCTGCTGCCGGCTTCATGATCATCCTCGGTGTGCTGCCCAAGGCTGGCGCGATCGTCGCTTCCATCCCTTCCCCAGTCCTCGGTGGCGCATCCTTGGCACTGTTCGCCAACGTTGCATGGGTGGGCATCCAGACCATCGCCAAGTCTGACCTCGCTGATAGCCGCAACTCCGTCATCGTGACCTCCGCACTTGGCCTAGCCATGCTGGTGTCCTTCCGCCCCGATGTTGCTCAGGCGTTCCCTGAGTGGGCGCGTATCTTCGTCTCCTCCGGCATGTCCGTCGGCGCGATCACCGCGATCCTGCTTAACCTGCTGTTCTTCCACGTCGGACGCCAATCCGGTGGACAAGTCGCTACCTCAAAATCCGGTGAGCGCATCAATTTGGATGCGGTCAACAAGATGGATCGCACCGACTTCGTAGAAACCTTCGCACCGCTGTTCAACAGCAAGACCTGGCCTTTGGAAACCGCATGGGAATCCCAGCCATTCGCCAACGTCACGGAACTGCGCGAAGCCATCCAAGTCGCTGTGCTCACCGCACCGTTGTCCGACCGCGAAGAGCTCATCCACGACTACCCCGACATGGCACAGCTCATTTTGGCCACCGAAGAGGAAGCCGCCACCATCTCTCAAGACCGTGGTTCGATCGGTCTTGATGATCTCGATGACGTGGATCAAGAAAAGCTCATCACCGTCACCGAGCAGTACCGCGAACGGTTCAACATGCCGTATGTTGCGTACTTCGACACCATGGATTCTGTGGATACCGTCGTAGCCGCCGGCTTGCGCCGCCTCGACAACTCCGACGAGCAGGAGCACCGCCAAGCGCTATCGGAAATCATTGAGATTGCCAATGACCGCTTCGATATATTGCTTGCCGACGCTAACCCAGCCCGTTCAGCTTTCGATCGCAAGTTTACCGAGACTGACTTCCTCGGCTAA
- a CDS encoding DUF4233 domain-containing protein: MSKREESIEYGPLGKGHDPLKDPMKGIRGVMAGTLVMEAITLGLVLTVILRVDDGIYWTTFNWVYVSAVAIAHFVAAFLQRFSWSIPMNIVLQVLALAGFFVHPAMGFAAIIFIIAWAYLFYLRSNLIDRMKRGLLTTQHS; this comes from the coding sequence ATGAGCAAGCGTGAAGAATCAATTGAGTACGGACCATTAGGCAAAGGCCACGATCCATTAAAGGATCCCATGAAGGGTATCCGAGGTGTCATGGCCGGCACCTTAGTGATGGAAGCAATCACCTTAGGTCTTGTTCTCACCGTGATTCTGCGCGTGGACGACGGCATCTACTGGACCACCTTCAACTGGGTCTATGTATCAGCAGTCGCGATCGCACACTTTGTTGCTGCATTTCTGCAAAGGTTTAGTTGGTCCATCCCGATGAACATCGTGCTGCAGGTTCTTGCACTTGCCGGTTTCTTTGTTCACCCCGCGATGGGCTTCGCCGCCATCATCTTCATCATCGCGTGGGCGTACCTGTTCTACCTGCGCTCTAATCTGATTGATCGCATGAAACGCGGGCTGCTTACCACGCAGCACAGCTAA
- a CDS encoding aldo/keto reductase — MSVVGTGLFFGSPEEERDKLMQSLMDQKNKLSKSEGIPLVTLNDGKTIPQLGFGVFKVDPDEAERVVTEALEVGYRHIDTAAIYGNEEGVGRAIAKSGIPREELFITTKLWNDRHLDVEAAFEESLQKLGLDYVDLYLVHWPAPKNDNYVAAWKGLEKLGDRARSIGVCNFLPEHLEKLLAEATTVPAINQIELHPALQQRDAVEASLAAGITVESWGPLGQGRFDLGAEEPIAAAAKNHGKTPAQVVIRWHLQNGFVVFPKTVTKSRMVENIDVFDFELSDEEMAAITALERNDRGGSHPNDLN, encoded by the coding sequence ATGTCTGTTGTGGGTACCGGCCTATTCTTTGGATCCCCGGAGGAAGAGCGGGATAAGTTGATGCAATCTTTGATGGATCAGAAGAATAAGCTTTCGAAGTCTGAAGGTATCCCATTGGTCACCTTGAATGATGGAAAAACCATTCCTCAGCTTGGTTTTGGTGTGTTCAAGGTAGATCCCGATGAAGCAGAGCGCGTAGTTACCGAAGCACTTGAGGTAGGTTACCGCCACATCGATACTGCTGCGATTTACGGCAATGAGGAAGGTGTCGGCCGAGCTATTGCTAAGTCCGGCATTCCTCGTGAAGAGCTGTTTATTACTACCAAGTTGTGGAACGATCGCCACCTGGATGTAGAAGCTGCTTTTGAGGAGTCTCTGCAGAAGCTGGGCTTGGATTATGTAGATCTGTACTTGGTGCACTGGCCGGCACCGAAGAACGATAATTATGTTGCTGCATGGAAGGGCTTGGAAAAGCTCGGTGACCGTGCTCGTTCCATCGGTGTGTGCAACTTCCTGCCAGAGCACCTAGAAAAGCTGCTGGCAGAGGCAACCACTGTGCCTGCCATTAACCAGATTGAGCTGCACCCAGCTTTGCAGCAGCGCGATGCTGTTGAGGCATCTCTTGCAGCAGGCATCACTGTGGAGTCGTGGGGTCCTCTGGGACAGGGGCGTTTTGATCTTGGCGCTGAGGAACCAATCGCAGCTGCAGCGAAGAACCATGGAAAGACCCCAGCTCAGGTTGTTATCCGTTGGCACCTGCAGAACGGTTTCGTTGTGTTCCCCAAGACTGTGACTAAGAGCCGCATGGTGGAAAACATCGACGTGTTTGATTTCGAACTCAGTGATGAGGAGATGGCTGCGATCACTGCTCTTGAGCGCAATGATCGTGGTGGTTCACACCCGAATGATCTGAACTAG
- the rplU gene encoding 50S ribosomal protein L21, translating into MYAIVKTGGKQYKVAEGDLVKVEKIEGEPGASVALTPVLLVDGADVTTAADKLASVSVNTEIVEHTKGPKIKILKYKNKTGYKKRQGHRQPLTVLKVTGIK; encoded by the coding sequence ATGTACGCGATCGTCAAGACCGGCGGAAAGCAGTACAAGGTTGCCGAAGGTGACCTCGTTAAGGTCGAGAAGATCGAGGGTGAGCCGGGTGCATCCGTGGCTCTCACCCCGGTTCTGCTCGTCGATGGCGCCGATGTAACCACCGCCGCTGACAAGCTCGCTTCTGTGAGCGTCAACACCGAGATCGTCGAGCACACCAAGGGCCCGAAGATCAAGATCCTGAAGTACAAGAACAAGACCGGATACAAGAAGCGCCAGGGACACCGTCAGCCCCTGACCGTTCTGAAGGTAACCGGAATCAAGTAA
- a CDS encoding GNAT family N-acetyltransferase, which yields MTLKDKYDTEVAVSNNQDKHQFEVSYPEDAVTAGFAAYLDKGDSRIFYHTVVGDEFGGKGLASILVSEALKATKEAGLTVVPVCPFVKGFVEKNAFEGYRKPNHEDMELVKSQM from the coding sequence ATGACTTTAAAAGATAAGTACGACACTGAAGTAGCTGTTTCTAATAATCAGGACAAGCACCAATTTGAGGTCAGTTACCCTGAAGATGCCGTGACTGCTGGCTTTGCTGCATACCTTGATAAAGGTGATTCGCGGATCTTCTATCACACCGTTGTTGGCGATGAATTCGGTGGCAAGGGACTTGCGTCAATTCTTGTTTCAGAGGCGTTAAAAGCCACAAAAGAAGCTGGTCTTACCGTGGTTCCGGTATGTCCCTTTGTTAAAGGATTCGTGGAAAAGAACGCATTCGAGGGTTACCGCAAACCAAACCATGAGGATATGGAGCTGGTGAAGAGCCAGATGTAG
- a CDS encoding ISL3-like element IS31831 family transposase, which translates to MKSTGNIIADTICRTAELGLTITGASDAGDYTLIEADALNYTSTCPECSQPGVFRHHTHRMLIDLPIVGFPTKLFIRLPRYRCTNPTCKQKYFQAELSCADHGKKVTHRVTRWILQRLAIDRMSVHATAKALGLGWDLTCQLALDMCRELVYNDPHHLDGVYVIGVDEHKWSHNRAKHGDGFVTVIVDMTGHRYDSRCPARLLDVVPGRSADALRSWLGSRGEQFRNQIRIVSMDGFQGYATASKELIPSARRVMDPFHVVRLAGDKLTACRQRLQREKYQRRGLSQDPLYKNRKTLLTTHKWLSPRQQESLEQLWAYDKDYGALKLAWLAYQAIIDCYQMGNKREAKKKMRTIIDQLRVLKGPNKELAQLGRSLFKRLGDVLAYFDVGVSNGPVEAINGRLEHLRGIALGFRNLNHYILRCLIHSGQLVHKINAL; encoded by the coding sequence ATGAAGTCTACCGGCAACATCATCGCTGACACCATCTGCCGCACTGCGGAACTAGGACTCACCATCACCGGCGCTTCCGATGCAGGTGATTACACCCTGATCGAAGCAGACGCACTCAACTACACCTCCACCTGCCCAGAATGCTCCCAACCTGGGGTGTTTCGTCATCACACCCACCGGATGCTCATTGATTTACCCATCGTCGGGTTTCCCACCAAACTGTTTATCCGTCTACCTCGCTACCGCTGCACCAACCCCACATGTAAGCAAAAGTATTTCCAAGCAGAACTAAGCTGCGCTGACCACGGTAAAAAGGTCACCCACCGGGTCACCCGCTGGATTTTACAACGCCTTGCTATTGACCGGATGAGTGTTCACGCAACCGCGAAAGCACTTGGGCTAGGGTGGGATTTAACCTGCCAACTAGCCCTCGATATGTGCCGTGAGCTGGTCTATAACGATCCTCACCATCTTGATGGAGTGTATGTCATTGGGGTGGATGAGCATAAGTGGTCACATAATAGGGCTAAGCATGGTGATGGGTTTGTCACCGTGATTGTCGATATGACCGGGCATCGGTATGACTCACGGTGTCCTGCCCGGTTATTAGATGTCGTCCCAGGTCGTAGTGCTGATGCTTTACGGTCCTGGCTTGGCTCCCGCGGTGAACAGTTCCGCAATCAGATACGGATCGTGTCCATGGATGGATTCCAAGGCTACGCCACAGCAAGTAAAGAACTCATTCCTTCTGCTCGTCGCGTGATGGATCCATTCCATGTTGTGCGGCTTGCTGGTGACAAGCTCACCGCCTGCCGGCAACGCCTCCAGCGGGAGAAATACCAGCGTCGTGGTTTAAGCCAGGATCCGTTGTATAAAAACCGGAAGACCTTGTTGACCACGCACAAGTGGTTGAGTCCTCGTCAGCAAGAAAGCTTGGAGCAGTTGTGGGCGTATGACAAAGACTACGGGGCGTTAAAGCTTGCGTGGCTTGCGTATCAGGCGATTATTGATTGTTATCAGATGGGTAATAAGCGTGAAGCGAAGAAGAAAATGCGGACCATTATTGATCAGCTTCGGGTGTTGAAGGGGCCGAATAAGGAACTCGCGCAGTTGGGTCGTAGTTTGTTTAAACGACTTGGTGATGTGTTGGCGTATTTCGATGTTGGTGTCTCCAACGGTCCGGTCGAAGCGATCAACGGACGGTTGGAACATTTGCGTGGGATTGCTCTAGGTTTCCGTAATTTGAACCACTACATTCTGCGGTGCCTTATCCATTCAGGGCAGTTGGTCCATAAGATCAATGCACTCTAA
- a CDS encoding translation initiation factor IF-2 N-terminal domain-containing protein, with the protein MPNNKAVEAEISPSAVLAAEFDRDSLSEKTRVHQLAKRLGMVSKDVVVALDGIGLVKVAQSNLSKEEVEKLLDALSQPVLNAAPAAVPDVEPVEKIRRRVEKNVENEIHQIEEKVERELAAVAQPTDFEAAAREEATAELLEDIVPEITPAPVEASVYTPIFVAPAVVPTENVQDTDDEQVRERTARKRRGRRGTGRGRGAEAETVTEVSEEASTSEVEEVNEPIGIKGSTRLEAQRRRRTEMREENKKRRHVVSTQEFMERRESMERRMIVRERQRHDHPGLVTQVGVLEDDQLVEQFVTSDAQMSMVGNIYLGRVQNVLPSMEAAFIDIGKGRNGVLYAGEVDWKAAGLGGRGRRIEQALKAGDQVLVQVSKDPLGHKGARLTTQISLAGRYLVYVPGGRSAGISRKLPGPERKRLKEILGRVVPAQGGTIIRTAAEGVSEENIAADVNRLHTLWEQIKERTAEEKKSRGSKPITMYEEPDMLVKVIRDLFNEDFTSLIVDGDRAWNTVRAYIQSVAPDLVSRVEHFNRADFDGKDAFEAFDLNTQLEEALSRKVNLPSGGSLIIDRTEAMTVIDVNTGRYTGKGGGNLEETVTLNNIEAAEEIVRQMRLRDLGGMIVVDFIDMVLPENQELVLRRLNEALENDRTRHQVSEVTSLGLVQMTRKRIGAGLLETFSSPCEHCEGRGIIVHVDPVDTVDERVEAKAEERSRRHQRSNSTNKAAAEHPMVVAMRDLVESDEHDLDQEFEELAASVIVLDDSDLDDVVNDKLDEPERILAESTVEPEEGPRRRARRQRQESAADDIAAIAAAAVDIASEEDPDEPSGSSYVSDFEAEPIAPVVEKAAEPVAEPTADYEKARAEFEASPRRRRKTRGNSRSDHAPKPEDFAPVVEEVAETPVKTPARKAPRRNRPSELSSGAPSSAPSTRNRRRAVRRQLVEAPETVVEIAPEAAPEQVAEPQVEFDQPDNRRKRRRAVRVTAAPVEKKVASTSNARAPKKEPQAASTTNPGRRRRATRRGPRS; encoded by the coding sequence GTGCCAAATAACAAGGCAGTAGAAGCAGAAATCTCTCCCTCGGCTGTGCTGGCCGCGGAATTTGATCGAGATTCATTGAGCGAAAAAACCCGCGTACATCAACTGGCCAAACGACTTGGAATGGTTTCCAAGGACGTCGTTGTTGCGCTCGATGGCATCGGCCTGGTCAAGGTTGCGCAGTCAAACCTGAGCAAAGAAGAAGTAGAAAAGCTTCTCGACGCCCTGTCTCAGCCCGTACTCAACGCTGCCCCAGCTGCCGTCCCCGACGTTGAACCGGTGGAGAAGATTCGTCGACGCGTTGAGAAGAATGTGGAAAATGAAATCCACCAAATCGAAGAAAAAGTAGAGCGCGAACTCGCGGCAGTCGCGCAACCTACTGACTTCGAGGCGGCAGCCCGCGAAGAAGCCACTGCAGAACTGCTGGAAGATATCGTCCCAGAGATCACCCCGGCGCCGGTGGAAGCATCTGTGTACACGCCGATCTTTGTGGCACCTGCAGTTGTACCTACTGAAAACGTCCAAGACACCGACGATGAACAGGTCCGCGAACGCACGGCGCGGAAGCGCCGTGGGCGTCGTGGCACCGGCCGCGGACGTGGAGCTGAAGCTGAAACCGTCACCGAAGTGAGTGAGGAGGCGTCGACAAGCGAAGTAGAAGAGGTAAACGAGCCAATCGGAATTAAGGGCTCCACTCGCTTGGAGGCGCAACGCCGCCGTCGCACGGAAATGCGCGAAGAAAACAAAAAACGCCGCCATGTGGTCAGCACCCAGGAGTTCATGGAACGCCGTGAATCGATGGAACGTCGCATGATTGTGCGCGAGCGCCAACGCCACGATCACCCAGGTCTGGTCACTCAGGTTGGTGTGCTGGAAGACGATCAGCTGGTTGAGCAGTTTGTTACCTCTGATGCGCAGATGTCTATGGTGGGCAATATTTATCTGGGGCGCGTTCAAAATGTGCTGCCAAGCATGGAAGCTGCCTTCATTGACATTGGAAAAGGTCGCAACGGTGTGTTGTATGCCGGCGAAGTCGACTGGAAAGCTGCTGGACTTGGCGGACGTGGACGTCGCATTGAGCAGGCGCTGAAAGCCGGCGACCAGGTTCTCGTCCAGGTCTCCAAGGATCCATTGGGCCATAAGGGTGCGCGTTTGACCACCCAAATTTCCCTGGCGGGACGTTACCTGGTGTACGTTCCAGGTGGTCGCAGCGCTGGCATTTCCCGCAAACTGCCTGGACCTGAGCGCAAGCGTCTGAAGGAAATCCTTGGCCGCGTTGTCCCAGCGCAGGGTGGAACCATCATCCGAACTGCTGCTGAAGGTGTGTCGGAAGAAAACATCGCAGCTGACGTGAACCGTCTGCACACCCTGTGGGAGCAGATCAAGGAACGCACTGCGGAGGAAAAGAAGTCCCGCGGTTCTAAGCCGATCACCATGTATGAAGAGCCAGACATGCTGGTGAAGGTGATCCGTGACCTCTTCAATGAAGATTTCACCTCACTGATCGTTGACGGCGACCGTGCCTGGAACACCGTGCGTGCCTACATCCAATCAGTCGCTCCTGATTTGGTGTCCCGCGTGGAACACTTCAATCGCGCAGACTTTGACGGCAAGGATGCTTTCGAAGCATTCGACCTGAACACCCAGCTTGAGGAAGCGCTGTCCCGAAAGGTGAACCTGCCATCGGGTGGATCGCTGATCATCGACCGCACCGAAGCCATGACGGTGATCGATGTGAACACCGGACGCTACACCGGCAAGGGTGGTGGCAACTTGGAAGAAACCGTCACGCTCAACAACATTGAAGCTGCCGAAGAAATCGTGCGCCAAATGCGCCTGCGGGATCTCGGTGGCATGATCGTTGTCGACTTCATCGATATGGTGCTGCCAGAAAACCAAGAATTGGTCCTGCGCCGACTCAATGAAGCGCTAGAAAACGATCGCACCCGCCACCAAGTCTCTGAGGTAACCTCACTGGGACTTGTTCAGATGACCCGCAAACGCATCGGCGCGGGCCTGCTGGAAACCTTCTCTTCACCGTGTGAGCACTGTGAAGGCCGAGGCATCATCGTTCATGTTGATCCAGTAGACACCGTTGACGAGCGCGTTGAGGCGAAAGCGGAAGAGCGTAGCCGTCGTCACCAGCGTTCCAATAGCACTAACAAGGCAGCTGCGGAGCACCCGATGGTTGTTGCCATGCGTGATCTCGTGGAAAGCGATGAACACGATCTGGATCAAGAATTTGAGGAACTCGCTGCATCAGTGATCGTCCTCGATGACTCCGATCTAGATGATGTGGTCAACGACAAGCTCGACGAGCCTGAGCGCATTCTTGCTGAATCCACCGTGGAACCAGAGGAAGGACCACGCAGGAGGGCCCGCCGTCAACGTCAGGAATCTGCTGCGGATGATATTGCCGCGATTGCAGCTGCTGCCGTGGACATTGCTTCTGAAGAAGACCCTGATGAGCCTTCGGGATCGTCGTATGTGTCTGACTTTGAGGCAGAGCCTATTGCACCTGTAGTTGAGAAGGCTGCTGAACCTGTGGCTGAGCCAACCGCTGATTATGAAAAGGCACGTGCCGAATTTGAGGCAAGCCCACGCAGGCGCCGCAAGACTCGTGGCAATTCACGTTCGGATCATGCTCCAAAGCCAGAGGATTTCGCACCTGTAGTTGAAGAGGTTGCTGAGACTCCAGTGAAGACACCTGCGCGGAAGGCTCCACGCCGTAACCGTCCAAGTGAGCTCAGTTCCGGTGCGCCGTCCTCTGCACCATCGACCAGGAACCGTCGCCGCGCAGTGCGCCGTCAACTGGTGGAAGCTCCTGAGACCGTCGTTGAGATAGCACCTGAAGCAGCACCAGAACAGGTTGCAGAGCCTCAGGTTGAATTCGACCAGCCAGACAACCGCCGAAAGCGTCGTCGTGCTGTGCGCGTGACAGCGGCGCCGGTGGAGAAGAAGGTGGCGTCGACAAGCAATGCGCGGGCGCCGAAGAAGGAACCTCAGGCGGCGAGCACCACCAACCCAGGCCGCCGTAGGCGGGCTACCCGACGAGGCCCACGAAGCTAG
- a CDS encoding carboxymuconolactone decarboxylase family protein gives MRSAHGPYIDKFFPEPYKNMLELTKTLRKIYPDVDLPTSLIELVNVRVSQINGCGTCLSLHVPAARRAGVPEKKLDALAAWQMVDEFTVEEKAALQLAESLTLLESREGHLAARTACSVFAEEQVAALEWAIIAINAFNRISIASGHPLL, from the coding sequence ATGCGCTCCGCTCACGGCCCATACATTGATAAGTTCTTCCCCGAGCCATACAAGAACATGCTCGAGCTCACCAAGACTCTGCGAAAGATCTACCCGGACGTTGATCTGCCTACCTCATTGATTGAGCTGGTCAATGTCCGCGTTTCTCAAATCAACGGATGTGGCACCTGCTTAAGTTTACATGTTCCCGCTGCTCGCCGTGCCGGCGTTCCAGAGAAGAAACTCGATGCTCTGGCAGCGTGGCAAATGGTGGATGAATTCACCGTGGAGGAAAAGGCAGCACTACAGCTAGCAGAATCCTTAACCTTGCTGGAATCCCGCGAAGGTCACCTGGCTGCACGCACAGCCTGCAGTGTGTTTGCCGAAGAGCAGGTAGCTGCCCTGGAATGGGCTATCATTGCGATCAATGCTTTCAACCGCATTTCTATTGCCAGTGGGCACCCACTGCTCTAG
- the ndk gene encoding nucleoside-diphosphate kinase, protein MTERTLILIKPDGVTNGHVGEIIARIERKGLKLAALDLRVADRETAEKHYEEHADKPFFGELVEFITSAPLIAGIVEGERAIDAWRQLAGGTDPVAKATPGTIRGDFALTVGENVVHGSDSPESAEREISIWFPNL, encoded by the coding sequence ATGACTGAACGTACTCTCATCCTTATCAAGCCAGACGGTGTTACCAACGGACACGTCGGCGAAATCATCGCACGTATTGAGCGCAAGGGCCTGAAGCTCGCTGCTCTGGATCTGCGTGTTGCAGACCGCGAGACCGCTGAAAAGCACTACGAAGAGCACGCTGACAAGCCATTCTTCGGTGAGCTCGTTGAATTCATCACCTCTGCACCTCTGATCGCAGGCATCGTCGAAGGCGAGCGTGCAATCGATGCATGGCGTCAGCTTGCTGGTGGCACCGACCCAGTTGCTAAGGCAACCCCAGGCACCATCCGCGGCGATTTCGCACTGACTGTTGGAGAGAACGTTGTTCACGGTTCTGATTCCCCAGAGTCCGCTGAGCGCGAGATCTCCATCTGGTTCCCTAACCTGTAA